One segment of Sulfobacillus thermosulfidooxidans DSM 9293 DNA contains the following:
- a CDS encoding GNAT family N-acetyltransferase, with product MTRHITVKRAVPEMVNMLGAMIDKVYRPEQRPGEGMPKEFPHLFHSGNAHNLFYAEMDSTPVSMVAVLKQTAIIPGAHIPVASIGSVVTLPQYRGQKLATTILKTVFDVMTQEGQALCLISGDRDLYLRQGARKIGRMYTVHVNADMLPRDSSADGNIRYIESHSRQGYAPLLASIYQQESYRFQRSAEQMAVLLNALWFKRPHFRQELFVIESELSIEGYLVVFVRESQPQHGMIMEWAGNRDRMPGALAHVLRQMNLNDITFHIHAMDHWMKSLAIAHGWMMHEEPIQGTVKVANSDVLIHAYASRLEEEAQDIMSLKTLSDEQLLSHLFGPPFDESLNLPFILTDDLNYI from the coding sequence ATGACTCGTCACATTACCGTCAAACGGGCCGTGCCGGAAATGGTCAATATGTTAGGAGCGATGATTGATAAGGTTTACCGACCTGAGCAACGTCCGGGTGAGGGAATGCCCAAAGAATTTCCTCATCTTTTTCATTCAGGTAACGCGCACAACTTATTTTATGCGGAAATGGATTCCACTCCTGTGAGCATGGTGGCGGTTTTGAAACAAACGGCTATTATTCCCGGAGCCCATATTCCCGTGGCCTCGATCGGTAGTGTTGTCACCTTGCCTCAATATCGTGGACAAAAACTGGCTACGACGATTTTGAAGACGGTTTTTGATGTCATGACGCAAGAAGGGCAAGCCCTTTGTCTCATTTCAGGTGACCGGGATTTATATCTCAGGCAGGGAGCAAGGAAAATTGGCCGGATGTACACCGTTCATGTCAATGCCGACATGCTTCCCCGGGATTCTTCAGCCGATGGGAACATACGATACATTGAGTCCCATAGCCGGCAGGGTTACGCTCCTTTGTTGGCGAGCATCTACCAGCAAGAAAGTTACCGGTTTCAGCGCAGTGCCGAACAGATGGCGGTATTATTGAATGCCTTGTGGTTTAAGCGCCCCCATTTCCGTCAAGAACTGTTTGTGATCGAATCGGAATTATCTATTGAGGGCTATCTTGTGGTGTTCGTTAGAGAATCCCAACCCCAGCATGGCATGATTATGGAATGGGCTGGAAACCGTGATAGAATGCCGGGGGCTTTGGCCCACGTTCTCAGGCAGATGAATCTGAACGATATCACGTTTCATATTCATGCCATGGACCATTGGATGAAATCTCTAGCGATAGCGCATGGTTGGATGATGCATGAAGAACCCATTCAAGGCACCGTTAAAGTGGCCAATTCCGACGTATTAATTCATGCCTATGCCTCACGGCTTGAGGAAGAAGCTCAAGACATTATGAGCCTAAAGACCCTTTCAGACGAGCAGCTCTTGAGCCATCTGTTTGGACCGCCGTTTGATGAGAGCTTAAATCTTCCTTTTATCTTGACCGACGATCTGAATTATATTTAG
- a CDS encoding GNAT family N-acetyltransferase, protein MLIRCYRPGDEALLVDVWNQTLPQDGITLKRFTQKVLLDPNFRPQGLWVAEHDGELVGWILAVIDHQDTSHQSDDQGWITTFGVAPPYQKLGIAHQLWEHAEQYFLSHHRHKVMFAAYAPNYFLPGLDANRYPRAYDWLLHHGFSVLYSPVAMDKNLVDFCVPEDVRLKQQELEQQGCVVHPLKSSQIWPLLSFLHQEFDRDWERAVRTALLGSLSLSQIWVVAQDDQIVGFAMYGGYEDIAERFGPFGVAKALRGHYLGKVLLYRTLEAMQRQGLHSAWFLWTGEREPAGHLYLRTGFAVTRRFHVMVKTLSPKRTP, encoded by the coding sequence ATGCTCATTCGTTGTTACCGCCCCGGAGATGAAGCCCTTTTGGTTGATGTCTGGAACCAGACATTACCCCAAGATGGGATTACCCTCAAACGGTTTACTCAAAAAGTTCTGCTTGATCCCAATTTCCGCCCTCAAGGGTTATGGGTTGCAGAGCATGATGGCGAACTCGTAGGGTGGATCTTGGCCGTGATTGATCATCAAGACACTTCACATCAATCAGATGACCAAGGATGGATTACAACCTTTGGCGTCGCTCCCCCCTATCAAAAATTAGGGATTGCGCACCAATTATGGGAACATGCCGAACAATATTTTCTGTCTCATCACCGCCACAAAGTGATGTTTGCTGCCTATGCTCCAAATTATTTTCTTCCTGGTCTTGATGCAAATCGGTATCCTCGCGCTTACGATTGGTTGTTGCATCATGGTTTTTCTGTGCTTTATTCCCCGGTGGCGATGGACAAAAATCTTGTGGATTTTTGTGTGCCTGAAGACGTTCGTCTCAAACAACAAGAATTAGAACAGCAAGGATGTGTCGTTCACCCCCTCAAATCCTCTCAAATTTGGCCCTTATTATCGTTTTTGCATCAAGAATTTGATCGTGACTGGGAAAGGGCGGTCCGCACGGCACTGTTGGGATCGTTATCATTATCGCAGATTTGGGTCGTAGCCCAGGACGATCAAATTGTGGGTTTCGCCATGTATGGGGGATATGAGGATATTGCTGAGCGTTTTGGACCGTTTGGTGTGGCGAAAGCATTACGGGGCCATTATCTCGGAAAAGTGTTGTTGTACCGGACTTTAGAGGCCATGCAGCGGCAAGGTCTCCATTCGGCATGGTTTTTGTGGACGGGAGAGAGAGAACCAGCGGGCCATCTTTATCTCCGCACCGGGTTTGCCGTAACTCGACGTTTTCATGTCATGGTGAAAACCCTCTCGCCGAAGAGAACGCCATAG
- a CDS encoding PIG-L deacetylase family protein translates to MRILAIGAHAGDMDLTAGAVLAQHVLNHDEVTLVHLNPGEKGHPRLHPHEYAKQKIEEATLFAQHIGAHVRFLPYHDGELEVNSDTVHEMTDIIREIRPAVVITHWKQSIHPDHAAAHYITEQALFYASLKWYERALPSHFVPYVYYADNWEDSEGFVPEVFVEIQPDAYELWLQAISHYAFARGEITRFPYITYYQALMQVRGAPKGFNRAQAFMVPPGDLHRRVPHLGPQA, encoded by the coding sequence ATGAGGATTCTGGCGATTGGAGCTCATGCTGGCGACATGGATTTAACGGCGGGGGCGGTACTCGCACAGCACGTGTTAAATCACGACGAAGTGACATTAGTCCATCTTAACCCGGGAGAAAAGGGACATCCGCGGTTACATCCTCATGAATATGCAAAGCAAAAAATTGAGGAAGCGACCTTGTTTGCTCAACACATTGGTGCGCATGTCCGGTTTTTACCTTATCACGATGGGGAACTGGAAGTGAATTCCGACACCGTTCATGAAATGACCGACATTATTCGAGAAATTCGTCCCGCCGTCGTGATTACGCACTGGAAACAAAGTATTCATCCTGACCATGCCGCGGCACACTACATTACGGAGCAGGCCCTATTTTATGCCAGTTTGAAATGGTATGAGCGTGCCTTACCTTCGCACTTTGTTCCCTATGTTTATTACGCGGACAATTGGGAAGATAGTGAGGGATTTGTTCCCGAAGTTTTTGTGGAAATTCAACCCGATGCCTATGAATTATGGTTGCAAGCTATTTCGCATTATGCGTTTGCCCGTGGCGAAATTACCCGCTTTCCCTATATCACTTATTATCAAGCTTTAATGCAGGTTCGTGGCGCTCCAAAAGGTTTTAATCGAGCGCAAGCTTTTATGGTGCCGCCAGGCGATTTACATCGCAGGGTACCACATTTAGGGCCCCAGGCATAA
- a CDS encoding exo-beta-N-acetylmuramidase NamZ family protein, translating to MVRLGIDRLINEYPSWVKGNRTGVVTNYAMTDSHLHPVIDRLIQVFGSNIVKLFGPEHGIRTASPEGEHISSEQDARSGLPALSLYGTDRKPTAEMLEDVDLLIVDLQDIGTRYFTHVSTLKGVLEACDENHIRCLVLDRPNPIGSSMEGPLTEPGYTSFVGSLPIPVRHGLTLGEIARWLKRTRYPHLDLDVMALEHWQRGQYWDDTALPFVPPSPNTTGIDMMILYPGTCLFEGTNVSVGRGTTKPFEIIGAPYIDGFELAERFNQQQWPGIRARPLYFSPWRSIYAKTLCQGIQLHVIDRKVLTPFRVGIALVQLIHDTYPEHFAFLRPSHNGHDADRLFFDLLAGSDGLRKAIESGHGLDFLQDEARQLEQFRDEVAQDLLYPEKS from the coding sequence ATGGTCAGATTGGGGATTGATCGTTTGATTAACGAATATCCTTCATGGGTGAAGGGCAACCGGACTGGTGTGGTGACCAATTATGCGATGACCGATAGTCATTTGCATCCAGTTATTGATCGCCTAATTCAAGTGTTTGGATCCAATATTGTCAAGCTGTTTGGGCCCGAGCATGGGATTCGCACAGCGAGCCCTGAAGGTGAGCATATTAGCAGCGAACAGGATGCACGTAGCGGACTTCCGGCGCTTAGCCTTTACGGCACGGACAGAAAACCCACAGCGGAAATGTTAGAGGATGTGGATTTGCTGATCGTGGACCTGCAAGATATCGGCACTCGATATTTCACTCACGTAAGTACGTTAAAAGGAGTCTTAGAAGCCTGTGACGAGAATCACATCCGCTGTTTGGTGCTAGACAGGCCCAATCCTATTGGCAGCTCCATGGAAGGCCCGTTAACCGAACCGGGTTATACCTCCTTTGTGGGAAGTCTTCCTATTCCTGTCCGTCACGGGTTAACTTTGGGTGAGATAGCGAGGTGGCTTAAACGCACGCGTTATCCCCATCTCGATTTAGACGTTATGGCCCTTGAACATTGGCAACGGGGGCAATATTGGGACGACACGGCATTACCTTTTGTGCCCCCCTCCCCTAATACCACGGGCATTGATATGATGATCTTATATCCAGGAACTTGTTTGTTTGAAGGAACCAATGTATCCGTTGGCCGGGGAACGACGAAACCCTTTGAAATCATTGGTGCACCATATATTGACGGTTTTGAATTGGCCGAGCGATTCAATCAACAACAGTGGCCGGGAATCCGTGCGAGACCCTTGTATTTTTCTCCGTGGCGTTCCATTTACGCTAAGACTCTGTGTCAAGGAATCCAACTTCATGTTATAGACCGCAAAGTGCTGACCCCTTTTAGAGTCGGGATAGCCTTGGTGCAATTAATTCATGACACCTATCCTGAACATTTTGCGTTTCTTAGACCTTCTCATAACGGCCACGATGCGGATCGGTTGTTTTTTGACTTATTAGCGGGTTCTGATGGATTACGGAAAGCGATTGAATCTGGTCATGGTCTTGATTTCTTGCAAGATGAAGCCAGGCAATTAGAACAATTTCGTGACGAAGTCGCCCAAGATTTGTTATATCCCGAAAAATCATGA
- the nagZ gene encoding beta-N-acetylhexosaminidase yields MMSRELRHLIGQLMVCGFPSPDVDAHVQQLIREYHVGNIILFSRNIESLEQTRHLTQSLQQLAQETGQDDPLLICTDQENGLVSRFSKDVPGFPGNMALGATGDDKWAYRVGQMTGAFLALAGINMDLAPVLDVNNNPLNPVIGVRSFGDNPKSVAQMGVAMIRGLEESKVIACGKHFPGHGDTHVDSHTDLPRISHHLDRMKAVELLPFEQAIHHGLSAVMTAHIVFEQLDADHPATLSPKVLQGLLRETLGFTGVVTTDCLEMQAILGTVGVGQGAVMALLAGADMIMVSHHLDLQIEAMNAIYDAVVKGQLPLSRLEEAYGRIERLKTALHESVHESQDRLPLLQAKALDLQKDAAQHALTCLYDGSQSKTEPGVSRPFPKPRRVAVVFDTGAPQMIAAGPDAVHASLVQSIEAGLLGAEVRAFSESEALGDVEEVLHYDWLIYLSRTLGPIKDDLSLLLQAHPYAVVWLLRTPYLFPMFKEMGAKRIYALYENTPWMIQAALGALRGQSAWGSLPVQVKDYPRGYQGCVS; encoded by the coding sequence ATGATGTCCCGTGAATTGCGCCATCTGATTGGCCAACTAATGGTCTGTGGTTTTCCGAGTCCCGATGTGGATGCCCATGTGCAGCAATTAATTCGTGAATATCATGTGGGCAATATCATTCTTTTTTCAAGGAATATTGAGTCCTTGGAACAAACGAGACATCTTACCCAAAGCTTGCAGCAATTAGCCCAGGAGACAGGACAAGACGATCCTCTTCTGATTTGTACGGATCAAGAAAATGGACTGGTGTCGCGCTTCAGTAAGGATGTTCCCGGATTCCCCGGCAATATGGCCTTGGGAGCCACAGGAGATGATAAATGGGCTTACCGCGTCGGCCAAATGACGGGTGCATTTCTGGCTTTGGCTGGCATCAATATGGATTTGGCTCCGGTTTTAGATGTGAACAATAATCCCTTAAATCCTGTGATTGGTGTGAGATCGTTTGGTGACAATCCGAAGAGCGTGGCCCAAATGGGCGTGGCGATGATCCGCGGGTTAGAAGAATCCAAAGTGATCGCCTGCGGCAAACATTTTCCCGGGCATGGTGATACGCATGTCGATTCCCACACGGATTTGCCCCGGATTTCCCATCATCTCGACCGGATGAAAGCGGTCGAGTTGCTACCCTTTGAACAAGCCATTCATCATGGATTGTCTGCCGTTATGACGGCTCATATTGTGTTTGAACAACTTGATGCCGATCATCCTGCCACCTTATCTCCCAAGGTACTCCAAGGCTTGCTGCGTGAAACCTTGGGCTTTACTGGGGTGGTTACTACCGATTGTCTTGAGATGCAGGCGATTTTAGGGACTGTAGGGGTAGGTCAAGGAGCCGTCATGGCCTTGTTAGCGGGTGCAGATATGATTATGGTTTCTCATCACCTTGATCTGCAGATTGAAGCGATGAATGCTATTTATGATGCGGTGGTTAAAGGTCAGTTGCCACTATCCCGTCTCGAAGAAGCTTATGGGCGTATAGAGCGCCTTAAAACAGCCCTGCATGAGAGTGTTCATGAATCCCAAGACCGCTTGCCACTCTTGCAGGCAAAGGCGCTCGATCTGCAAAAAGACGCCGCCCAGCATGCCTTAACCTGCCTTTATGATGGCAGTCAATCAAAAACAGAACCGGGAGTCTCCCGGCCTTTTCCCAAACCCCGGCGTGTTGCTGTTGTTTTCGATACCGGGGCACCTCAAATGATTGCGGCCGGACCCGATGCCGTGCACGCGAGTTTAGTGCAAAGCATTGAAGCCGGTCTTTTAGGTGCGGAGGTGCGAGCGTTCTCGGAGAGCGAGGCATTAGGCGATGTTGAAGAGGTCTTGCACTATGATTGGTTAATCTACCTCTCGCGCACGCTGGGACCAATCAAGGACGATCTGAGTTTACTCCTTCAGGCCCATCCTTATGCCGTGGTTTGGCTCTTGCGCACACCTTATCTGTTTCCGATGTTTAAAGAGATGGGAGCTAAGCGGATTTATGCATTATATGAAAATACCCCGTGGATGATTCAGGCGGCTTTAGGAGCGCTTCGTGGTCAGAGTGCATGGGGTTCATTGCCCGTACAAGTGAAAGACTATCCTAGGGGCTACCAGGGATGCGTATCATAA
- a CDS encoding glucosamine-6-phosphate deaminase, giving the protein MHIEVFGDQKRASQRIVDLLTRQLRAYPYSVLGLATGATVIPIYREIIGRIRREQLSLAQVRTFNLDEYMGLQDHDPHSFHAFMQHHLFYPAHLTPNQTFFPFPEFSQDPSGYDRLIEQHGGIDWQLLGIGHNGHIGFNEPGTSFDSETHVVKLTENTRKANRHWFDGDWHHVPEQALTMGLKTIMRSRTIVLAAFGASKSAVLAKAVYGPVCPELPASILQHHPRVYIICDQEAGRLLRPSSSFNSPGFPSQFDV; this is encoded by the coding sequence ATGCACATCGAAGTATTTGGGGATCAGAAAAGAGCCAGTCAACGCATTGTGGATTTATTGACCCGTCAATTACGCGCTTATCCCTATTCGGTTTTGGGACTCGCTACCGGTGCCACGGTCATCCCGATTTATCGCGAGATTATAGGGCGGATCCGTCGCGAACAACTTAGCCTGGCCCAAGTCCGCACGTTCAATTTGGATGAGTATATGGGATTACAAGACCATGATCCCCATTCGTTTCACGCTTTTATGCAACATCATTTGTTTTATCCGGCGCATTTGACCCCCAATCAAACCTTCTTTCCTTTTCCCGAGTTTTCACAAGACCCATCCGGATATGATCGCCTGATCGAACAACATGGAGGCATAGATTGGCAACTTCTCGGGATTGGCCACAATGGTCACATCGGATTTAACGAACCGGGTACCTCTTTTGATAGTGAGACGCATGTTGTGAAGTTGACGGAGAATACCCGCAAAGCGAACCGGCACTGGTTTGATGGGGATTGGCATCATGTTCCTGAACAGGCCTTAACTATGGGACTCAAAACGATTATGCGCTCACGTACCATTGTGTTGGCCGCATTTGGCGCGAGCAAAAGTGCTGTCTTAGCCAAGGCCGTTTACGGGCCCGTGTGCCCTGAACTACCCGCGTCGATTTTACAACATCACCCACGCGTCTATATTATTTGTGATCAGGAAGCCGGGCGCTTGTTGCGCCCTAGCTCGTCCTTCAATTCGCCCGGTTTCCCCTCTCAATTTGACGTATAA
- a CDS encoding HIT family protein: protein MASIFSQIIAGEIPSFRIREDDHFLAFLDIRPVMPGHTLVVPKKEVDHFFDMDDELLQEILIFAKPITRALKRVTGCDRVAAVVAGFDVPHAHLHLIPAFVMSDLDFSKAAPSTPEQLESMAEEIRRAL, encoded by the coding sequence ATGGCGTCCATTTTTTCACAAATTATTGCGGGAGAAATTCCCAGTTTCCGCATTCGGGAAGACGATCATTTTCTAGCCTTTTTGGATATTCGTCCGGTAATGCCGGGACATACCCTGGTTGTCCCCAAAAAAGAAGTCGATCACTTTTTTGACATGGATGATGAGCTTCTGCAGGAAATTTTGATTTTTGCTAAACCGATTACGCGAGCGCTAAAAAGGGTGACAGGATGTGACCGGGTTGCGGCGGTAGTCGCAGGCTTTGATGTTCCGCATGCGCATTTGCACCTCATTCCTGCTTTTGTCATGTCTGATTTAGATTTTAGCAAAGCTGCCCCGAGTACTCCGGAGCAGTTAGAGAGCATGGCAGAAGAGATTCGGCGGGCATTATGA
- a CDS encoding NAD(P)H-dependent flavin oxidoreductase, which translates to MIQTRVTELLHIRRPIIQGGLAYLARAPLTAAVSEAGGLGQITATTLDDVGQLRQEIHEVRQRTNQPFGVNFALGHRPIDDLLDVAIEEQVPVISLTGGNPKPFARRIIDAGIRLMVLTAGVRAAKNAESLGADIVVAVGVEGGGHLGRDDVGTMVLTRKIVESVQVPVVASGGIGDGYGLLAALALGAQGIEMGTRFVATKECPAHPSYKDRLINTQENETRIIERSIGRPGRVLPSPYVETILAHEPASSIDELLPYISGDKNRSAALDGQWDEGFAWGGQVTGLITDIPSVAELLERMEDEALSMWTTLGKMFGH; encoded by the coding sequence ATGATTCAAACACGAGTCACCGAATTATTACATATTCGCCGGCCGATTATTCAAGGGGGACTGGCATATTTGGCCCGAGCACCCTTGACCGCAGCGGTTTCTGAGGCTGGAGGACTGGGACAAATCACGGCTACGACCTTAGATGATGTTGGGCAGTTACGACAAGAAATTCATGAGGTGCGGCAGCGGACGAATCAACCTTTTGGCGTCAATTTTGCTTTGGGTCACCGGCCGATTGATGATTTGTTGGATGTGGCTATTGAAGAACAGGTCCCGGTTATTTCGCTCACTGGAGGCAATCCCAAACCCTTTGCCCGGCGTATTATCGATGCCGGCATCCGTCTTATGGTATTAACCGCGGGTGTGCGCGCTGCGAAGAATGCAGAAAGTTTAGGAGCCGATATTGTTGTGGCGGTTGGGGTCGAAGGTGGGGGCCACCTTGGCCGGGATGACGTGGGAACCATGGTATTAACAAGAAAAATTGTGGAATCCGTGCAGGTTCCCGTCGTCGCGTCCGGGGGCATTGGGGATGGCTACGGCTTACTGGCGGCGTTAGCTCTAGGAGCCCAAGGAATTGAAATGGGAACGCGCTTTGTGGCCACAAAGGAATGCCCAGCCCATCCTTCTTACAAAGATCGGCTGATTAACACCCAAGAGAATGAAACACGCATTATCGAACGCTCGATTGGAAGACCAGGACGAGTTTTGCCCTCGCCATATGTTGAAACCATTTTGGCTCACGAACCGGCTTCATCGATTGACGAGTTATTGCCGTATATTTCGGGTGACAAAAACCGTTCAGCGGCCTTAGACGGTCAATGGGATGAAGGGTTTGCCTGGGGTGGGCAGGTGACGGGGCTCATTACCGACATTCCATCTGTTGCAGAACTCTTGGAACGCATGGAAGATGAAGCCCTCAGCATGTGGACAACGCTTGGAAAGATGTTTGGGCATTGA
- a CDS encoding glycosyl hydrolase family 18 protein, with the protein MKKRHLIPLFASFLTIASFSPLTHAASVPYASQLMIHGPEGNLRPGTSISITVQANGHGSTPQYQFWMESAKGWTLLRNYSADNTINLGTLPAGSYIIAVYALDPNQLQQGQYHEAAQSSVVLNIGSQVTISAPSTMLAGQSQLLQADATNLISPVYQWWWQNPEGQWKSSGPYQSSPSWNFTPHQSGLYHLIVYAKDPLAPNNAQGAVWSQTVSLNVQPISLAYGYFHVSSDSPGHAWYDIQQHASAFNAIAPLWYTYNPSNSNPFSTDVSTQSLQTVTTYAASHHMFVWPTVQLTGTLPSDWWASSEPQNLITTLITTAVQNGFNGYTLDFEDIPAAQGADFTAFVRELAQALHQAKLTLIVDVMPLPNSAYDYPALAKSANYLDLLAYPEYTTTTPTTLAPNPGPTEGAPWVNNAIDLALQTGISPSQLLLGVALYGQSWTYTNQGFQGGEAITSRTIASNLSQQSGQYVWDPSQQDLEINTGPLAVAPPAPLSLNPATFSPLVQNLQFVLNAVLLRYAISHQQTPPALLATDGGYGQDTEAAVALFQQDFNVQPQVLGSYGPHTAQALQAAIDQYNIGQTMAWDENTESIIDLLTTAATDHLGGMTLWRLGYQSPHFWTQFTGNWPS; encoded by the coding sequence ATGAAGAAACGTCACCTTATCCCTCTATTCGCGAGTTTTTTGACGATTGCCAGTTTCTCCCCACTCACCCATGCCGCCTCGGTTCCCTATGCCAGCCAACTTATGATTCATGGTCCTGAAGGCAATTTACGTCCCGGTACAAGTATCAGCATTACGGTACAAGCCAATGGCCATGGAAGCACACCCCAATATCAATTTTGGATGGAATCCGCCAAAGGGTGGACGCTCCTGCGTAATTATTCGGCCGATAACACCATAAATTTGGGTACCCTACCCGCGGGGAGCTATATTATAGCCGTCTATGCACTAGATCCCAACCAACTACAACAAGGACAATATCACGAAGCGGCTCAAAGTTCCGTTGTCCTCAATATCGGCAGTCAGGTTACCATCTCCGCCCCATCAACGATGCTGGCGGGACAATCCCAACTCCTTCAAGCTGACGCCACAAATCTTATCAGTCCCGTTTATCAATGGTGGTGGCAAAATCCCGAAGGCCAATGGAAATCGAGTGGCCCATATCAAAGTTCACCCAGCTGGAATTTTACGCCTCACCAATCGGGTCTTTACCACCTCATTGTTTATGCCAAAGATCCCTTGGCCCCTAATAACGCCCAAGGCGCCGTCTGGTCTCAAACCGTTAGTCTCAATGTTCAGCCCATTTCATTAGCGTATGGATATTTTCATGTCTCTTCCGATAGCCCCGGCCATGCCTGGTACGATATCCAGCAGCATGCGAGCGCATTCAATGCCATTGCCCCGCTCTGGTATACTTACAATCCATCAAACAGTAATCCTTTTTCGACCGATGTCTCTACCCAAAGCTTACAAACCGTGACCACTTATGCAGCGTCCCATCATATGTTCGTCTGGCCGACAGTTCAGTTGACAGGCACTCTCCCTAGCGACTGGTGGGCAAGTTCCGAGCCTCAAAATTTGATCACCACTCTGATCACAACGGCCGTACAAAATGGATTTAACGGTTATACGCTCGACTTTGAGGACATTCCCGCCGCTCAGGGTGCTGATTTCACCGCATTTGTCAGGGAATTGGCACAGGCCCTGCATCAAGCAAAGTTAACTCTGATAGTCGATGTCATGCCGTTACCCAATAGCGCGTATGATTATCCAGCATTAGCGAAGTCGGCCAATTATTTGGATCTCTTAGCCTACCCTGAATATACCACGACCACACCCACAACCCTGGCTCCCAATCCCGGCCCTACCGAAGGGGCACCTTGGGTCAATAACGCCATTGATCTCGCACTTCAAACCGGAATCTCCCCTAGCCAACTATTACTCGGTGTGGCGCTTTATGGGCAAAGCTGGACTTACACGAATCAGGGATTTCAAGGCGGGGAGGCCATCACGAGCCGGACAATTGCCAGCAATTTGAGCCAGCAATCTGGACAATATGTCTGGGATCCGAGTCAACAGGATCTCGAAATCAATACCGGTCCTCTGGCCGTCGCTCCGCCAGCACCCTTGTCGTTAAATCCGGCGACCTTCAGTCCCCTGGTCCAAAATTTGCAGTTTGTCCTCAATGCCGTTTTATTGCGCTATGCCATATCCCATCAACAAACGCCTCCGGCATTGTTAGCGACAGATGGAGGCTATGGTCAGGACACAGAAGCCGCTGTCGCCTTATTTCAACAAGACTTTAACGTTCAGCCCCAAGTTCTTGGTAGCTATGGCCCTCATACGGCCCAAGCATTACAAGCCGCCATTGATCAATACAATATTGGCCAGACTATGGCATGGGATGAAAATACTGAGTCAATCATCGATCTCTTAACCACCGCTGCTACTGACCATTTAGGTGGCATGACACTTTGGCGGCTAGGATATCAGTCACCCCATTTTTGGACACAATTCACAGGTAATTGGCCGTCCTAA
- the gmk gene encoding guanylate kinase, whose translation MEPILFIFTGPSGAGKGSVMRALLQDDPTLHKVVTFTTRAPRQGEIDGFDYRFVSVQEFLQLVEQGQIFEYENVYRDHYYGSPRELFVEGRDGIMELDYKGRLKYQERLRRVVSIFLLPPSLEELKKRILSRSKVSNLAARLDNAVEQLRHAKSYDYIVKNDDLATCIARVKDIIRVERLRRDGQYQLDEMIHQLQDDH comes from the coding sequence GTGGAACCGATATTATTTATTTTCACTGGACCATCAGGCGCTGGAAAAGGTTCGGTGATGCGGGCCTTATTACAAGATGATCCGACACTTCATAAAGTGGTCACATTTACGACCCGGGCACCCCGGCAAGGGGAAATCGATGGATTTGATTACCGGTTTGTATCGGTTCAGGAATTTTTACAGCTTGTTGAGCAAGGGCAGATTTTTGAATATGAGAATGTTTATCGCGACCATTATTATGGCTCTCCTCGTGAATTGTTTGTGGAAGGCCGTGACGGGATTATGGAGCTCGATTATAAAGGGCGTCTGAAATATCAAGAACGTCTTCGGCGAGTGGTTTCGATTTTTTTATTGCCCCCAAGCCTCGAGGAACTCAAAAAACGCATTCTCTCCCGGTCGAAGGTATCCAATTTGGCGGCACGCCTGGATAATGCCGTTGAACAATTACGCCATGCCAAAAGCTATGACTATATTGTTAAAAACGATGATTTAGCGACGTGTATTGCGCGCGTTAAAGATATTATTCGTGTGGAACGGTTGCGGCGAGATGGACAGTATCAATTAGATGAGATGATCCACCAGTTGCAGGATGATCATTAA